In Helianthus annuus cultivar XRQ/B chromosome 9, HanXRQr2.0-SUNRISE, whole genome shotgun sequence, the following are encoded in one genomic region:
- the LOC110876629 gene encoding uncharacterized protein LOC110876629 gives MAAVTGGGGRLWGQRVAVVAATMGGGDGGGSGRRWWLVTSEVTLGGGGWWWQRRWVVAVTGLDQKHYHFSPLKPFFLFSVFSPANKTHFTSPYFTSDYPIINHRRRPPLHCQTSVSFTYKTLIYAAKALCAVTRYAPPVLAAKISSPSFVTRLFRHALEDSRPKSVLVHSLSVCISLLDPKRQTSGTYYIYSRQSTPGSVVTAKPETVEGMLESLGSLLKLLEVSAEESVLFTTYGSCSHHLEKIGGEIGGLTVERWSPAVINDGVIGGEIG, from the exons ATGGCGGCGGTGACTGGTGGCGGCGGTCGGTTGTGGGGGCAGcgagtggcggtggtggcggcgacAATGGGCGGCGGTGACGGGGGTGGCAGCGGTCGTCGGTGGTGGTTGGTGACGTCAGAGGTGACGCTGGGTGGCGGTGGTTGGTGGTGGCAAcgacggtgggtggtggcggtgacg ggactagaTCAGAAACATTATCATTTTTCACCATTAAAACCCTTCTTCCTCTTCTCTGTGTTTTCTCCGGCGAACAAGACCCACTTCACCTCACCCTATTTCACCTCCGATTACCCCATCATTAATCACCGCCGGCGACCACCTCTCCACTGTCAAACCTCTGTTTCTTTTACATATAAAACTCTTATATATGCTGCAAAAGCACTTTGTGCTGTAACGAGATATGCTCCCCCAGTACTGGCTGCCAAAATATCCAGCCCAAG TTTTGTAACAAGATTATTTCGTCACGCTTTGGAGGACTCACGGCCAAAATCAGTTTTAGTCCATTCATTGTCTGTGTGCATATCTTTATTGGATCCCAAGAGACAGACCTCAGGGACGTATTACATTTACAGCCGGCAATCGACACCTGGATCTGTAGTCACAGCAAAACCCGAGACTGTGGAAGGCATGTTGGAGAGCCTAG GGAGTTTGTTAAAGCTCTTGGAGGTTTCGGCAGAAGAAAGTGTTTTGTTTACAACATATGGAAGCTGCAGCCACCACTTGGAAAAAATCGGAGGTGAAATAGGAGGTTTGACAGTGGAGAGGTGGTCGCCGGCGGTGATTAATGATGGGGTAATCGGAGGTGAAATAGGGTGA